The following are from one region of the Stigmatella ashevillena genome:
- a CDS encoding aminotransferase class I/II-fold pyridoxal phosphate-dependent enzyme, protein MRIPDFKLERYFARWEFTAPHLLCSSDIEGWRMAELLALADPEARARWEHLTLGYTESTGLPALKEAIAALYPGLSAEQVLTFAGAEEAVFVLMNVLLGAGDHAVVTWPGYQSLHEVARAAGAEVTLLPLREEEGWALDLDALRCALRPNTRLIVVNFPHNPTGALPGPADFEALCALAEERGVYLLSDEVYRLLEHGSAQPLPAAVERTARGLSLGVMSKAFGLAGLRVGWLACRDAELLRRCAAYKDYTSICNSAPSEVLALIALREKQRVLARSRAILEDNLKLLDAFFLRHSDTLSWVRPQAGSVAFPRLLRDMPVADFCQALVEREGVLLLPGTVYDFPGNHFRMGFGRTRLPEALTRLEHFIETL, encoded by the coding sequence ATGCGCATTCCGGACTTCAAGCTGGAGCGGTACTTCGCGCGGTGGGAGTTCACCGCGCCCCACCTGCTGTGCTCCTCGGACATCGAGGGATGGCGCATGGCGGAGCTGCTGGCGCTCGCGGATCCCGAGGCCCGGGCCCGGTGGGAGCATTTGACGCTCGGCTACACCGAGTCCACCGGCCTGCCCGCGCTGAAAGAGGCCATCGCGGCGCTCTACCCGGGCCTCTCCGCCGAGCAGGTGCTCACCTTCGCGGGGGCCGAGGAGGCCGTGTTCGTCCTCATGAATGTGTTGCTGGGGGCGGGGGACCACGCCGTGGTGACGTGGCCGGGCTACCAGTCCTTGCACGAGGTGGCCCGGGCGGCCGGGGCCGAAGTGACGTTGCTGCCCCTGCGAGAGGAGGAGGGGTGGGCGCTGGACCTCGATGCCTTGCGCTGCGCCCTTCGCCCCAACACCCGGTTGATCGTGGTGAACTTTCCCCACAACCCCACAGGCGCATTGCCCGGGCCCGCCGACTTCGAGGCGCTGTGTGCGCTGGCCGAGGAGCGGGGGGTGTACCTGCTGTCCGATGAGGTGTACCGCCTGCTGGAGCATGGCTCCGCTCAGCCGTTGCCCGCGGCGGTGGAGCGCACGGCGCGGGGCCTCAGCCTCGGGGTGATGTCCAAGGCCTTCGGTCTGGCGGGGCTTCGGGTGGGGTGGCTCGCGTGCCGCGACGCGGAACTGCTGCGACGGTGCGCGGCTTACAAGGACTACACCTCCATCTGCAACAGTGCCCCGAGTGAAGTGCTCGCCCTCATCGCCCTGCGTGAGAAGCAGCGGGTGCTGGCCCGGAGCCGGGCGATCCTCGAAGACAACCTGAAGCTCCTGGATGCCTTTTTCCTCCGCCACTCGGACACCTTGAGCTGGGTGCGGCCTCAAGCCGGCAGCGTGGCCTTTCCGCGCCTGCTGCGAGACATGCCCGTGGCTGACTTCTGCCAGGCGCTCGTGGAGCGAGAAGGGGTGTTGTTATTGCCGGGCACCGTCTATGACTTTCCCGGCAATCACTTCCGGATGGGGTTCGGCCGTACCCGCCTCCCCGAAGCCCTGACCCGGTTGGAGCACTTCATCGAGACACTGTGA
- a CDS encoding MarR family winged helix-turn-helix transcriptional regulator: MPRRAPDPSSVSLDALDLGHLALFVGMRVNELVLEQMHAAGFQGLRHAHGFVFQHLLEDARSIGELAALMEVTQQATSKTIAELEKQGFVEEVASGDARVRRIRLSARGLAAVEHGRAVRAGLEQRFTQEHGPRAVKQAKQLLASVLTSLGGADTVRRRRVKMPR, encoded by the coding sequence ATGCCACGGCGAGCCCCTGACCCCTCCTCCGTTTCCCTGGATGCACTGGACCTGGGCCATCTGGCCCTCTTCGTGGGAATGCGCGTGAACGAGCTGGTGCTCGAGCAGATGCACGCCGCGGGCTTCCAGGGGCTGCGCCATGCGCACGGTTTCGTCTTTCAGCACCTGCTGGAGGACGCCCGGTCCATCGGCGAGCTCGCGGCGCTGATGGAGGTGACCCAGCAGGCCACGTCGAAGACCATCGCCGAGCTGGAAAAGCAGGGCTTCGTCGAGGAGGTCGCCTCCGGCGACGCGCGCGTGCGCCGAATCCGCCTCTCGGCGCGAGGACTGGCCGCCGTCGAGCACGGCCGGGCCGTGCGCGCGGGACTCGAGCAGCGCTTCACGCAAGAGCACGGCCCGCGCGCGGTGAAGCAAGCGAAGCAACTGCTGGCCAGCGTGCTCACCTCGCTGGGAGGAGCCGACACCGTGCGCCGCCGACGGGTGAAGATGCCGCGCTAG
- a CDS encoding nuclear transport factor 2 family protein → MSMTNLEVVQSYLQALEQGATGEALARFFHPEVSQREFPNRLTPSGATRDMQALLDAAKRGQKVMTSQRYKVLQAVAQGDQVALEVDWSGTLAVPLGSLPAGGTMRAWIGMFVTVRDGRILSQRNYDCFEPF, encoded by the coding sequence ATGTCCATGACCAATCTCGAGGTGGTTCAGAGCTATCTCCAGGCCCTGGAGCAGGGAGCGACGGGGGAGGCCCTCGCCCGGTTCTTTCACCCTGAGGTCTCTCAACGGGAGTTTCCCAACCGGCTCACCCCGTCCGGGGCAACGCGAGACATGCAGGCGCTGCTCGATGCCGCGAAACGAGGTCAAAAGGTGATGACCTCACAGCGCTACAAGGTCCTTCAGGCGGTGGCGCAAGGAGATCAGGTGGCCCTGGAGGTCGACTGGAGCGGCACGCTCGCCGTCCCCTTGGGCTCGTTGCCTGCGGGAGGAACGATGCGCGCCTGGATCGGCATGTTCGTGACCGTTCGTGACGGACGCATCCTCTCTCAGCGCAACTACGACTGCTTCGAACCGTTCTGA
- a CDS encoding DUF4215 domain-containing protein: MSDAQCSSSLSRFAALTVLLALAACGGGNPDDPKPDGGGPGDTPDASTDGGRDGGPVNPTDCGNGILQAGETCDDGNAKDGDGCSSACSAESGWICRTPGQPCVLNVCGDGVRGPKESCDDFNTRSGDGCSATCAVEAGWNCPSGGGNCQAAKCGDNIVAGDEDCEDGNATAGDGCSATCRLEDGFKCPTPGQACARTTCGDTKVEGTEQCDDGNNDMGDGCSPLCKREPVCSNGNCTAICGDNLILPGSSEECDDGNVRDNDGCSSTCKLEPGFQCKQIESEPPSEVKIPVVYRDFIGNDQTHAQKHIDFENATGSGELGLVKDVLGANQKPDYAKEGQSSSSTHGKAAFDQWYTDSAKSKTIVETLTLVQEKDGQGKPTGNYVYSNSNFFPLDNKGWVATGDEPRRTGNHNFSFTSENRYWFEYKGTEKLTFTGDDDVWVFVNKRLALDLGGVHSEQSGTVDLTPTSAATKYNLRKGGVYEAVVFQAERHTTQSNYKLTLGNFTTRRTECTSSCGDSVVQPPEECDTGTNPGGYGQCAPGCIYGPRCGDGIVQEAFGESCDDGNDDNDDLCSNTCKPRIG; this comes from the coding sequence ATGTCCGACGCACAATGTTCATCGAGCCTCTCGCGATTTGCAGCGCTCACAGTTCTTCTCGCCCTTGCCGCTTGTGGCGGCGGCAACCCGGACGATCCCAAGCCGGATGGAGGGGGCCCGGGAGACACTCCCGACGCTTCGACGGATGGGGGCCGCGATGGGGGGCCGGTCAACCCCACGGACTGTGGGAACGGCATCCTCCAGGCGGGAGAGACGTGCGACGACGGCAACGCGAAGGATGGGGACGGGTGCTCGTCGGCCTGCTCGGCCGAGTCGGGGTGGATCTGCCGGACGCCGGGCCAGCCCTGTGTGCTGAACGTGTGCGGAGACGGAGTCCGAGGACCGAAGGAGAGCTGCGACGACTTCAACACCCGCTCGGGCGATGGATGCAGCGCCACGTGTGCGGTGGAGGCGGGATGGAACTGCCCCAGCGGCGGTGGCAACTGCCAGGCGGCCAAGTGCGGCGACAACATCGTGGCTGGAGATGAGGATTGCGAGGACGGGAACGCCACTGCGGGAGACGGGTGCAGCGCCACGTGCCGACTGGAGGACGGGTTCAAGTGCCCGACGCCAGGCCAGGCCTGCGCGCGCACCACGTGCGGGGACACGAAGGTGGAGGGGACGGAGCAGTGCGACGATGGGAACAACGACATGGGGGATGGGTGCTCGCCGTTGTGCAAGCGGGAGCCCGTGTGCAGCAATGGCAATTGCACGGCCATCTGCGGTGACAACCTCATCCTGCCAGGCAGCTCGGAGGAGTGTGATGACGGCAACGTGCGGGACAACGATGGGTGCTCGTCCACCTGCAAGCTGGAGCCTGGCTTCCAGTGCAAGCAGATCGAGAGCGAGCCCCCGTCCGAGGTGAAGATCCCGGTGGTCTATCGGGACTTCATCGGCAACGACCAGACTCATGCCCAGAAGCACATCGATTTCGAGAACGCGACGGGAAGTGGTGAGCTGGGACTTGTCAAAGATGTGCTGGGAGCGAATCAGAAGCCGGACTATGCGAAGGAGGGCCAGTCGAGCTCCAGCACGCACGGCAAGGCCGCCTTCGACCAGTGGTACACCGATTCGGCGAAGAGCAAGACCATCGTCGAGACACTCACCTTGGTGCAGGAGAAGGATGGCCAGGGCAAGCCGACGGGCAACTACGTGTACTCCAACAGCAACTTCTTCCCGCTGGACAACAAGGGCTGGGTGGCGACGGGGGACGAGCCTCGGCGCACCGGTAACCACAACTTCAGCTTCACCAGCGAGAACCGGTACTGGTTCGAGTACAAAGGGACGGAGAAGCTCACGTTCACTGGCGACGATGACGTGTGGGTGTTCGTCAACAAGCGTCTCGCATTGGATCTCGGGGGAGTTCACTCGGAGCAGAGTGGAACGGTGGATCTCACGCCGACCTCTGCCGCCACGAAGTACAACCTGAGGAAGGGTGGCGTCTACGAGGCGGTGGTGTTCCAGGCGGAGCGCCACACCACGCAGTCCAACTACAAGCTCACCCTGGGCAACTTCACCACCCGGCGGACGGAGTGCACGAGCAGCTGCGGCGATAGCGTGGTGCAGCCGCCGGAGGAGTGTGACACGGGGACGAACCCGGGAGGCTACGGGCAGTGCGCCCCTGGGTGCATCTATGGACCGCGGTGTGGGGATGGAATCGTGCAGGAGGCGTTCGGGGAGAGCTGCGACGACGGGAACGACGACAACGACGACCTGTGCAGCAACACCTGCAAGCCGCGCATCGGCTGA